One Mytilus trossulus isolate FHL-02 chromosome 5, PNRI_Mtr1.1.1.hap1, whole genome shotgun sequence DNA segment encodes these proteins:
- the LOC134718698 gene encoding uncharacterized protein LOC134718698, which translates to MWYCLLLALLGTTFAQNSGPKHGQDISVCSVSPTAAPGIVSKTMPTVSSQFSAHIECVIVNKNMTTDLHEYYDDTNNRGAVHQLDLGLELDAWYDYNTNEFIAYYKPTQQCFVQKLGTSDQRFLFGYTPKGAVGSIFSAGKMLHMNGPGINQVYTGVQSYRGIMVDTWQSCQYWAAYDATMKVSWYFSNPNEWDTSVGQVVPVGAYVKGIVWDTNTVSHPMEHYYNFFHFRPTVDDPTVFETPAGVQCPGRQNTKSLPTMPKGFSFTSEFIDKTRYTISFMQEFYDYSGLAVLYNYKPLKIENNKFGTNTLMEVHDFSTGVAYVTDTMHGNCTAQKIETTFDDRRVDLSHVSMRNPAQFFYFDVINYTYEGVKKIRNIDCDSWVGIRTNWPASGVNTTWMWYFATADWVQVNTGTEQSSTPIRLTIDNGDAGIHYEYNLYNFAKNKPDILGFDISACYINGNRRKFQLNFPGSYAGAVTQNMKLFKYYILISLTQQLQISSLRVANLKVFIDQDILVVFEILDVAPIIGDVTNIVQETPLLTAANKLVKMVNNNQFFVLLQDAAFKNLVGMVPKKTGFVEITYLLQNTTSSSDTGNGPGTMAAVGVVMPIVGGVLGGLFSYFFFK; encoded by the exons ATGTGGTATTGTTTACTTCTTGCCCTGCTGGGAACAACATTTGCTCAAAACTCCGGACCAAAGCATGGACAGGATATCTCTGTGTGTTCAGTTTCACCGACTGCGGCTCCGGGAA TTGTATCTAAAACCATGCCTACCGTGTCAAGTCAATTTTCTGCTCACATTGAATGTGTCATAGTGAATAAAAACATGACCACTGATTTACATGAATATTACGATGACACCAATAATAGAGGAGCCGTCCATCAACTCGATCTTGGACTGGAACTGGATGCTTGGTATGATTACAACACGAACGAGTTCATTGCATACTATAAACCTACAC agcAATGCTTTGTACAGAAGTTAGGAACATCCGATCAGAGGTTTTTGTTTGGTTACACACCAAAAGGTGCCGTAGGATCTATTTTCTCTGCTGGGAAGATGTTGCACATGAATGGTCCCGGGATAAACCAGGTTTATACTGGTGTACAAAGTTACCGAGGTATTATGGTGGACACGTGGCAGTCTTGTCAATATTGGGCTGCGTATGATGCAACAATGAAAGTCTCGTGGTATTTCTCAA ATCCAAACGAATGGGACACCTCAGTCGGACAAGTCGTACCTGTAGGAGCATACGTCAAAGGTATTGTGTGGGATACCAACACAGTGTCACACCCCATGGAACACTACTACAACTTCTTCCACTTCAGACCAACTGTTGACGATCCTACAGTCTTCGAG ACCCCTGCAGGAGTTCAATGTCCAGGAAGACAGAACACAAAGTCTTTACCAACAATGCCGAAAGGTTTCAGCTTCACCTCAGAATTCATAGACAAGACCAGATATACTATCTCATTCATGCAG gaatTCTATGACTACAGTGGCCTGGCAGTATTGTACAACTACAAACCactcaaaatagaaaataacaaatttggAACAAACACACTTATGGAGGTTCACGATTTTAGTACAG GAGTTGCATATGTTACCGATACCATGCATGGCAACTGTACAGCCCAGAAAATAGAGACAACGTTCGATGACAGAAGGGTTGACTTAAGTCACGTGTCAATGAGAAATCCCGCccaattcttttattttgacgtcataaattaTACATACGAAGGAGTG AAAAAGATCCGGAACATTGACTGTGACAGCTGGGTAGGAATCCGGACGAACTGGCCTGCTTCAGGTGTTAACACAACATGGATGTGGTATTTTGCAACA GCTGATTGGGTGCAAGTAAACACAGGAACAGAACAAAGTAGTACACCTATACGACTTACTATTGATAACGGTGAC GCTGGTATACATTATgaatataatttgtataattttgcAAAGAACAAACCCGATATATTGGGATTTGATATTAGTGCTTGTTATATAAACGGTAATAGACGAAAATTCCAGCTGAATTTCCCAG GTAGCTATGCAGGTGCTGTCACTCAAAATATGAAACTTTTCAAGTATTATATACTTATTTCGCTGACACAGCAGTTACAAATATCATCTTTACGAGTTGCAAACTTAAAG GTGTTTATTGACCAAGACATTCTGGTTGTTTTCGAGATTTTGGACGTTGCTCCAATTATAGGCGATGTAACCAATATTGTCCAGGAAACACCTTTACTTACAGCTGCCAATAAATTAGTCAAAATGGTTAACAACAATCAGTTTTTCGTGTTGTTGCAAGACGCAGCATTCAAAAAT TTGGTTGGTATGGTACCAAAAAAGACAGGGTTTGTGGAAATAACATACTTACTACAAAATACAACAAGCTCCAGTGATACCGGAAATGGACCAG GTACAATGGCAGCAGTCGGTGTAGTCATGCCAATTGTTGGTGGAGTTCTAGGGGGACTGTTCTCATATTTCTTCTTTAAATGA